The genomic stretch GGATTTATTCAAGGTCTGCTTCAACTTCCGCTTACAATGTTTAAAAAAGAACAGCATGCTAAAAGTATCTTCATCGTCCAGAAAAAAGGAGCTACTGCAACCCCACCTTCGCAGGCTTTGCTTGTTGATCTGCCTTCTTTCTCAAATAAAGAAGCTATGAGTGATATTATGAGTCAAATTAATGAATGGTTTACTGCAAAGCAATGAAGAATAAGAATACGATAGAAAACTGTCGTATTCTTATTTTATTTTGATATAGTAAATTTTTGAGGATTTATGCAAATAAAAAAGTAAACAATTACAAAAAGGTTATTTATGTTACGAAAATATATTAGATGTCAGAAAAAAATGAATATTTACTAATAGCGTTTACTATATTGAAATTGTGTACTACTAGTGATTAAATGGAATAGGATAGAAATTGTGTCGAATATCATAGAAAATTGTAGAACATGGTGGCGCAAAAAGCTACCTAGTCCGTGTCTATATGAAAAAAGGAGCTGTATTTGAGTATGACCAAAATTTTGGCAATTAATGCCGGTAGTTCATCACTTAAATTTCAATTATTCGAAATGCCAAGTGAGACGGTATTAACAAAAGGTCTTGTAGAACGTATTGGATTAGATAACGCGGTATTTAATATCGTTGTTAATGGAGAAAAGAAAGAAGAAATAACAGATATCCCAGATCACGCTGTTGCAGTGAAAATCTTGCTTGATAAATTAATTTCTGAAAACGTTATTAGTTCTTATGATGAAATCAATGGCGTTGGTCACCGTGTTGTACATGGTGGAGAAATATTCAGCGATTCTGCTCTTATTACTGATGAAACACTAGCACAAATTGAAGAGTTAAGCGAACTAGCTCCTCTTCATAACCCAGCAAACGTTGTAGGAATTAAAGCATTCAAAGAAATTATGCCAAATATTCCTTCAGTTGCTGTATTTGATACCGCATTCCATCAATCAATGCCAGAGCAATCTTATCTTTATAGCTTACCATATGAGTACTATGAGAAATATGGCGTACGTAAATATGGTTTCCATGGTACTTCACATAAATTTGTATCACAACGTGCTGCAGAGTTACTTGGTCGTCCGATTGAGCAACTTCGCATCATTACTTGCCACTTAGGAAACGGTGCAAGTATTGCTGCTGTTGAAGGTGGGAAATCAATTGATACTTCAATGGGATTCACACCACTTGCAGGTGTTGCAATGGGAACACGTTCAGGTAACATTGACCCAGCTTTAATTCCTTTCATTATGGAGAAAACAGGAAAAACAGCTGATGAAGTTCTTCAAGTATTGAACAAAGAAAGTGGACTTCTTGGTGTTTCTGGTATTTCAAGTGACCTTCGTGACCTACTTGGACAAGCCGAAGAAGGTAACGAACGTGCAGAGTTAGCTCTTGAAGTATTTTCAAGCCGTATCCATAAATATATTGGCTCATATGCTGCTCGTATGTCTGGTGTTGATGCAATCGTCTTTACTGCTGGTATCGGTGAAAACAGCGTAGAAATTCGTGAGCGTATCCTAAAAGGCCTTGAATTCATGGGCGTATATTGGGACAAAGATCTTAACAATGTACGTGGGGATGAAGCTTTTGTAAGCTATCCACACTCTCCAGTAAAAGTTATTGTTATCCCAACAAATGAAGAAGTAATGATTGCTCGTGACGTAACTCGTTTAGCAAACATGTAATAAAAGAGAAAGCCTCTTTTCCTTATGGGAAAGAGGCTTTTTTTTATAAAGAAGATTTATTTTGAGCATCTTAAGTGAAGTATAGAAGGGGAGATGATACAATATCTCTGTTTCAATTTAAAAATTTCGGGAGGCGAAAGATATGAAAACAAAGTTATTTTCTCCTTATACAGTGAAAGGTGTTACAATTAAAAATAGAATTGTCATGTCTCCTATGTGCATGTATTCAAGTGATGAAAGTGGAAAAGTGAAAAACTGGCACTTAACACACTATACAACTCGTGCTGTTGGTCAAGTTGGTCTTATTATGGTTGAAGCAACAGCTGTCTCATCAGAAGGACGTATTTCTCCTCGTGATCTTGGGATTTGGAGCGATGAACATATTGATGGATTAAAAAATATCGTTTCTTTAAGCAAAGAACATGGTGCAAAAGTAGCCATTCAGCTTGCGCACGCAGGTCGTAAAGCGGAGCTTGAAGAAGAAATTTTGGCTCCTTCTGCTATTGCTTTTGATGAGAGCTACAAAACACCGAAAGAAATGACAAAGGAAGATATTCAAAATAAAATCCAAAACTTTAAAGAAGGTGCGCGTAGAGCGAAAGCAGCTGGATTTGATATTATTGAAATTCACGGTGCACATGGTTATCTAATTAATGAATTTCTTTCTCCAATTAGTAATAAACGAGAAGATGAGTATGGTGGATCAGCCCAAAATCGCTATCGTTTCTTAAAAGAAGTGATTGAAGCTGTGAAAGAAGAATGGAATGGACCACTATTTGTTCGCGTTTCTGCATTTGACTATCTTGACGAAGGCTTAAAAGCCGACGACTATGTTCCATTTGCAAAATGGATGAAAGAACAAGGCGTAGATCTTATTGATGTAAGTTCAGGTGCTGTAGCTCCAGCGCCAATTACAGCATATCCTGGTTATCAAGTTCAATTTGCAGATCAAATTAAGAATGAGGCCAATATTGATACAGGAGCCGTTGGTCTTATTACAAACGGTTTCCAAGCGGAAGAGATTTTACGTAACAATCGTGCAGACCTAGTATTCTTAGCTCGTGAATTACTTCGCGATCCATATTGGCCAAGAACAGCTGCAAAAGAACTTCGTGAAGAAATTCAAGCTCCTGTTCAATACGAATACGGCTGGTAAATAAAAATCCCCCTCTATGAGGGGAATTTTTATTTAGGATAAAACCCAGTGATGAATAGCTTTGGCAACTCCATTTTCAATATTTGGAGAAGTAATCCAATCTGCTTTTTCTTTAACAACTTCTTGGGCATTTCCCATTGCAACTCCAACACCTGCCTCTTCAATCATAGCGATATCATTTAAGCTGTCTCCCATTGCAATGACGTTATCCATTGTAATATTTAATCGTTCACAAACTTTCATCAATGCTTTTGCTTTATTAATTCCAACAGCATTGATTTCAATGTTTGTTGGGCTTGAATTTGTGATTTCAAGCTGTTTGCTTTCTTGAAGTTCTCCTAAAACAGCTTCTCTGATGCTATCATCTGGAATATCAAATCCAAACTTTAACCACTCATGTTCCACAATTTTATCAGGGAATTCTTCTCTCCATAATCGTTCTGTTGTAGAAGCCCAAAAATGAATATTATACTTTTGTTTGAGTTCCCATAGTTTTTCGATATGAGCATGCTCAATAAGATTGCGGTCAACAAGCTTAAAAGAAGAATCCCATATTTCACTTCCATTTGAAGTAACAAGGAAGGAGGAAAGCTCCAACGATTCTGCATATTCACGACATGTAAGAAGTGAGCGTCCCGTACTCAATACAGTTGGAATTCCTTTTTGCTTAGCAAGATTAATAGCCTCTTTGTTTTGAGAAGATACATTTTGTTCGTTATCTAACAATGTACCATCCATATCGAGTGCGATAAGTTTTATTGAATTTTTCATAGGGAAAAATAGCCTCCTTCTTTTTACGTTCCGTCTCTTTCATTTTAATATAAAGGAATGATAACTGTAACCGCCTAATGTTTCTTATATCCCCTTGTGTTAAAATAATCTTTAACAATAACGGAGGTGTAAAAATGAAACGTACAAGCCGAGAAAGAATTATGCTTGAAGAAATCTTGCAATGGGAACAGGAGCTTGAAAAGTGGAGTTTAACATCAGCTGAGAGAGAGAACAAGCAGTTGCTGCAAAACTTTTTTGATTCCCTTCCTGAAGATAAATACTACAAGTACATGGAGCTTCTAGACAATGGGCTTTTTCACCTTCAAGGTTTTATTGATCGATCTTACATACAAAAAAGCGAGCGTAAACGTCTTCTAAGAACCGCTTCATTGCTAGACGAGCGCATAGAGGAGATTCAAGATCTTAAGATGCTAAATATTGATCAGCTGTCATACCTCGCTGATGAGCAGCTGAAAAAGCAGCGGCTTTATTCGTTTGTTCAAGGAGCAGCTTCTGGAACAGGAAATGTTTTATTTGTTGGCACAGATATTCCCCTTCTCATCACATTGAACTTTCAATCTATCCATTTAACAGCACTAAGCTATGGATATGATTGTGAAGATCCATTTGAAATGATTCTTATTCTAAAAATATTTCATGCAGCTATTGTGCCAAAAGAGTATCGTTTCGCTGCTTGGGAGCAACTGAAAGAAGAGATTGAGACGTTTGAAACGGCCTATTATAATGAGCAAAGCGAAAAAGTATTACATAATGCATTAAGTGCTCATCTATTACAACAGATTATTAAAACAATGCTTATTTTATCAACAAAACGCCACTCTTCAAAAAAGCGTTCTCTCTTTACAATGCTTCTTTCAGGCAGTTTCAACTACAAATTCACAGCTGAAGTAACGGATTTTGCAAAACGCTTCTATCAATATCGCTTCTTAATGGAAGAGAAGGGAGGAAAGCAAAATGAGCGTTGAAGAACACAAAAGGGAAGCACCAACGGTTGTTGCGTGTGGAGTTATTACAATTAGTGATACAAGAACAAAAGAAACAGACAAAAGTGGGGCACTCATAAAAGAGAAACTAGGAGAAAAGAATTTTAAAGTTGTTGAGCATATGATTGTAAAAGATGAAAAAGACGTGATTTTAGAAGCTGTTCAAAGGTTAATTAATGATGAACGTATTGAAGCAGTTATTACAAACGGAGGAACAGGACTTGCTAAAAGAGATGTAACAATTGAGACTGTCACACCTCTTTTTGAAAAGGAAATCGTGGGCTTTGGTGAACTTTTCCGTATGTTAAGTTATCAAGAAGATATCGGATCTGCAGCACTATTAAGTAGGGCTGCAGCCGGAGTGGTGCAGAACACAGCTCTTTTCTCTCTTCCAGGCTCTTCAGGAGCTGTTAAACTTGCAATGGATAAACTTATTATCCCTGAGCTTGCTCACGTTATAAAACATATTAAATAACTTTTTTAAAAGAAGCTGAGAGTTTTTCAGCTTCTTTTTATTTTATAACATACCTATAGAGAATTTAGGCTTCTCCCTTTATTCAACAATTCTTCCTTCTTTTCATAATGTATAAAAACTGTTGCTCCTCGCCCGCTATGTTAGTACTTGTTCCTGTTTTTTTAGAATATGTGTATTTGTTGAATATGTAGTGATTATTCATTGTTTCTTGCAAAAAGATAGGAAAAGAGAAAAAGGTGAATATTGAAAGCAAAAGAAGATGAAAGGGCTAAAAACCTTATGTTAGCGGGCTTAAATAAAAAGTAAGTAGAAAGAGAGAATAAAAAAAACAAGAAATATACACTAATATTTATACTTTTTTATGAATAAGTATTGAAAGTCTGAGAGATAGGTGATACATTATTATTAACAAAGATGAATAAAAAAACAAATCGATAAAAATATACTTATATATAAATGCAAGGACATTAAGAGGAGGATTTTAGAAATGGCAAAAGAAAAAGTCGTGTTAGCATACTCAGGTGGATTAGATACATCAGTCGCAATTAAATGGTTGCAAGAGAAGGGTTATGACGTTGTAGCATGTTGTTTAGACGTCGGGGAAGGAAAAGATCTAGATTTCGTTCAATCAAAAGCACTTTCTGTTGGTGCAATTTCTTCACATGTTATTGATGCAAAAGAAGAATTCGCGAATGTTTATGCATTAGCAGCTCTTCAAGCGCACACTCTTTATGAAGGAAAATATCCACTTGTTTCAGCGCTTTCTCGTCCGTTAATCGCTGCGAAACTTGTGGAAGTAGCTGAAAAAGAAAATGCAGTAGCTGTAGCGCACGGTTGTACGGGAAAAGGAAATGACCAAGTGCGTTTCGAAGTATCAATTAATGCTTTAAACCCAAATCTTGAAGTATTAGCTCCTGTTCGTGACTGGAAATGGTCTCGTGAAGAAGAGATTGAATATGCGAAAGAGAAAAATATTCCAATTCCAATTAATTTAGATAGCCCTTTCTCAATTGACCAAAACTTATGGGGAAGAAGCAATGAGTGCGGTGTTTTAGAAGATCCATGGGCAGCACCACCTGAAGAAGCATATGATCTTACAACTCCAGTTGAAGCAACACCAGATGTTGCGGATGTTGTAGAAATCGAGTTTGTTCAAGGGGTTCCTGTTTCGTTAGATGGAGAGAACCTTCCACTGTCTGAACTTATTTTAAAATTAAACAACATTGCTGGGAAACATGGTGTGGGACGTATCGATCATGTTGAAAACCGCCTTGTTGGAATTAAATCTCGTGAAGTATATGAGTGCCCAGGTGCTATGACGCTTATTAAAGCACATAAAGAGCTTGAAGACTTAACACTTGTAAAAGAAGTAGCTCATTTCAAACCAGTGATTGAAAAGAAACTAACAGAAGTGATTTATGAAGGTCTTTGGTTCTCGCCGCTTACAAAAGCGCTACTAGGTTTCCTAAAAGAAACACAAAAAACAGTAAACGGTACAGCACGCGTGAAACTATTCAAAGGTCATGCTGTTGTTGAAGGAAGAAAATCTCCAAATTCTCTATACGATGAGAAGCTTGCAACATATACAAAAGAAGATGAATTTAACCATGATGCTGCTGTTGGATTTATCAACCTTTGGGGCTTACCAACAAAAGTAAATAGCATGGTGAACAATAAGGAGAAGGTGAACTCATGACCAAATTGTGGGGAGGACGTTTTACCAAACGTCCTGAGCAATGGATTGACGAATTCGGAGCATCTATTACATTCGATAAAGCACTTGTAGAAGAAGATATTCAAGGAAGTCTTGCTCATGTTGCAATGCTTGCAAAATGCAACATTCTCACAGAAGATGAGAAAGACCAAATCACGGCTGGCCTAAACAAATTAGCAGAGAAAGCAAAAAGTAATGAGCTTTCTTTCTCTGCTCAGTATGAAGATATTCATTTGAATTTAGAGAAACTTCTTATTGATGAAATTGGGCCTGTAGGAGGAAAACTTCATACAGGGAGAAGCCGTAATGACCAAGTTGCAACAGATATGCATCTTTATTTAAAAAAGCACGTTACAGAGATTATCGGCTTATTAAAGAAACTACAAACAGTTCTTATAAATAAAGCCGAGGCACATATCGAGACCGTTTTCCCAGGGTATACGCACTTGCAACGTGCTCAGCCTGTTTCATTTGCTCACCACTTAATGGCTTATTTCTGGATGTTGCAACGAGACGTTGAGCGTTTTACAGAATCATTAAAACGTATTGATCTCTCACCGCTTGGGGCAGGAGCGCTTGCAGGTACAACTTTTCCTATTGATCGTAACTACTCAGCAGAGCTATTAGGCTTTTCAGGTATCTATGAAAACAGTATGGATGCCGTTAGCGATCGAGACTTTATTATTGAATTTTTAAGCAATAGTTCGCTTGTTATGACCCATCTTTCGCGATTCTGTGAAGAGTTGATTTTATGGTCAAGCCAAGAGTTTCAATTTATTGAAATGGATGACACATATGCAACAGGAAGCAGCATTATGCCACAAAAGAAAAATCCAGATATGGCAGAGTTAATCAGAGGGAAAACAGGCCGTGTATATGGAAATTTATTCAGTCTTTTAACTGTTCTAAAAGGAACTCCTCTTGCTTATAATAAAGATTTGCAAGAAGATAAAGAAGGAATGTTTGATACGGTAACAACACTTGAAGGTTCGTTGACAATTTTCAGCGGCATGATTGATACGATGACTGTCAAAACAGAGAATATGACGAAAGCAACTTCACAAGATTTTTCAAATGCGACAGAGTTAGCTGATTATCTAGCATCAAAAGGGATGCCGTTTAGAGAAGCGCATGAAGTTGTAGGAAAACTTGTTTTAACATGCATTAATCAAGGTATTTATCTTCAAGATCTTACGTTAGAGCAGTATAGAGAAGCATCGGATCTTTTCGAAAATGACATTTATGATGTAATTGATCCTTATAATGCTGTTAAGCGTCGTAATAGCCAAGGAGGCACAGGCTTTGCGCAAGTGAGCCTTGCAATTGAAAAGGCAAAGCAGCACATATCGTTATAAAAAGAAGACACCAATTAGGTGTCTTCTTTTTTTGGGAATAATGTTAAAAAATAAGTAGAAAATAACGAAGAATAAAGATAATTTGAGGAGTGATAATAGATGAAAGATCCAAAGTCAGTCAACAAGTCTTATGATGAAATGTTTTTTTACGATGAAGAAGGAGAGCAAATGACAACCCAGCATATTATGGAAGCGTATGAAAATGGTCATTTTGATACAGGATACAGTGAAAATCAAGGTGAAGGATAACGTCTGATTAAGACAAGTTCTGCATATAAATAAAGCAAAAGGAATAGTTAGGAGGTCCATATGAAACAGAAATATCTTTTATATGTTTTGCTAACAAGCCTTTTGCTTTATTATGCAATGCCATATCTACAGCCTTTTTATGGGGGGACATTTGGTCTTTTCTCACTAGTATGGATTCTTTTTGCCCTTCTTGTCTTAAGCGGTAATTTCTTAGCTTTTTTATCCGCCCCTAAAGGAGAGAAAAAAATAAAAGTAAAAACAGCAAAAGCCCCTTTGAAAAGAAGAATGTATCAGTAGCGAAATAGATGGAAAGCCTTTCATAAAAAGAAAGGCTTTTTATTATGAAAAACGAAAAGTAAGATAAAGAGTAGTTACATCATCGTAAAAAAATGGTTTAATGAAGTAGAGTATCCGAAATAAATGACGCTGTAGAGAAAGATAGGTAACAGTGGCGATTAACAAATAAACTAAGTAATTTTAAAGGGTGAAGAATCGTGGCGACAAAGCATCAACAAATTTTGCAGCATATCGATCATTTACCGATTGGCGAAAAGATCTCTGTTCGACAGATTGCAAAAGACCTTGGAGTAAGTGAAGGGACGGCTTACCGTGCCATCAAAGATGCTGAAAATAAAGGGTATGTTTCGACAATTGAAAGAGTTGGAACGATTAGAATTGAACGAAAACAAAAAGAAAATATTGAAAAATTGACGTATGAAGAAGTTGTTAATATCGTAGATGGTCAAGTGTTAGGCGGCATGGAAGGGCTTCATAAAACACTCAATAAGTTTGTTATTGGAGCAATGAAACTTGAAGCAATGATGCGTTACACAGGAGCAGATAATTTGCTTATTGTTGGAAATCGAACAGATGCTCATGAGCTGGCATTAGAAGCAGGAGCCGC from Priestia filamentosa encodes the following:
- a CDS encoding acetate kinase, which gives rise to MTKILAINAGSSSLKFQLFEMPSETVLTKGLVERIGLDNAVFNIVVNGEKKEEITDIPDHAVAVKILLDKLISENVISSYDEINGVGHRVVHGGEIFSDSALITDETLAQIEELSELAPLHNPANVVGIKAFKEIMPNIPSVAVFDTAFHQSMPEQSYLYSLPYEYYEKYGVRKYGFHGTSHKFVSQRAAELLGRPIEQLRIITCHLGNGASIAAVEGGKSIDTSMGFTPLAGVAMGTRSGNIDPALIPFIMEKTGKTADEVLQVLNKESGLLGVSGISSDLRDLLGQAEEGNERAELALEVFSSRIHKYIGSYAARMSGVDAIVFTAGIGENSVEIRERILKGLEFMGVYWDKDLNNVRGDEAFVSYPHSPVKVIVIPTNEEVMIARDVTRLANM
- the argH gene encoding argininosuccinate lyase, whose translation is MTKLWGGRFTKRPEQWIDEFGASITFDKALVEEDIQGSLAHVAMLAKCNILTEDEKDQITAGLNKLAEKAKSNELSFSAQYEDIHLNLEKLLIDEIGPVGGKLHTGRSRNDQVATDMHLYLKKHVTEIIGLLKKLQTVLINKAEAHIETVFPGYTHLQRAQPVSFAHHLMAYFWMLQRDVERFTESLKRIDLSPLGAGALAGTTFPIDRNYSAELLGFSGIYENSMDAVSDRDFIIEFLSNSSLVMTHLSRFCEELILWSSQEFQFIEMDDTYATGSSIMPQKKNPDMAELIRGKTGRVYGNLFSLLTVLKGTPLAYNKDLQEDKEGMFDTVTTLEGSLTIFSGMIDTMTVKTENMTKATSQDFSNATELADYLASKGMPFREAHEVVGKLVLTCINQGIYLQDLTLEQYREASDLFENDIYDVIDPYNAVKRRNSQGGTGFAQVSLAIEKAKQHISL
- a CDS encoding argininosuccinate synthase, which translates into the protein MAKEKVVLAYSGGLDTSVAIKWLQEKGYDVVACCLDVGEGKDLDFVQSKALSVGAISSHVIDAKEEFANVYALAALQAHTLYEGKYPLVSALSRPLIAAKLVEVAEKENAVAVAHGCTGKGNDQVRFEVSINALNPNLEVLAPVRDWKWSREEEIEYAKEKNIPIPINLDSPFSIDQNLWGRSNECGVLEDPWAAPPEEAYDLTTPVEATPDVADVVEIEFVQGVPVSLDGENLPLSELILKLNNIAGKHGVGRIDHVENRLVGIKSREVYECPGAMTLIKAHKELEDLTLVKEVAHFKPVIEKKLTEVIYEGLWFSPLTKALLGFLKETQKTVNGTARVKLFKGHAVVEGRKSPNSLYDEKLATYTKEDEFNHDAAVGFINLWGLPTKVNSMVNNKEKVNS
- the namA gene encoding NADPH dehydrogenase NamA codes for the protein MKTKLFSPYTVKGVTIKNRIVMSPMCMYSSDESGKVKNWHLTHYTTRAVGQVGLIMVEATAVSSEGRISPRDLGIWSDEHIDGLKNIVSLSKEHGAKVAIQLAHAGRKAELEEEILAPSAIAFDESYKTPKEMTKEDIQNKIQNFKEGARRAKAAGFDIIEIHGAHGYLINEFLSPISNKREDEYGGSAQNRYRFLKEVIEAVKEEWNGPLFVRVSAFDYLDEGLKADDYVPFAKWMKEQGVDLIDVSSGAVAPAPITAYPGYQVQFADQIKNEANIDTGAVGLITNGFQAEEILRNNRADLVFLARELLRDPYWPRTAAKELREEIQAPVQYEYGW
- a CDS encoding MogA/MoaB family molybdenum cofactor biosynthesis protein; this translates as MSVEEHKREAPTVVACGVITISDTRTKETDKSGALIKEKLGEKNFKVVEHMIVKDEKDVILEAVQRLINDERIEAVITNGGTGLAKRDVTIETVTPLFEKEIVGFGELFRMLSYQEDIGSAALLSRAAAGVVQNTALFSLPGSSGAVKLAMDKLIIPELAHVIKHIK
- a CDS encoding EcsC family protein encodes the protein MKRTSRERIMLEEILQWEQELEKWSLTSAERENKQLLQNFFDSLPEDKYYKYMELLDNGLFHLQGFIDRSYIQKSERKRLLRTASLLDERIEEIQDLKMLNIDQLSYLADEQLKKQRLYSFVQGAASGTGNVLFVGTDIPLLITLNFQSIHLTALSYGYDCEDPFEMILILKIFHAAIVPKEYRFAAWEQLKEEIETFETAYYNEQSEKVLHNALSAHLLQQIIKTMLILSTKRHSSKKRSLFTMLLSGSFNYKFTAEVTDFAKRFYQYRFLMEEKGGKQNER
- a CDS encoding Cof-type HAD-IIB family hydrolase gives rise to the protein MKNSIKLIALDMDGTLLDNEQNVSSQNKEAINLAKQKGIPTVLSTGRSLLTCREYAESLELSSFLVTSNGSEIWDSSFKLVDRNLIEHAHIEKLWELKQKYNIHFWASTTERLWREEFPDKIVEHEWLKFGFDIPDDSIREAVLGELQESKQLEITNSSPTNIEINAVGINKAKALMKVCERLNITMDNVIAMGDSLNDIAMIEEAGVGVAMGNAQEVVKEKADWITSPNIENGVAKAIHHWVLS